One genomic window of Glycine soja cultivar W05 chromosome 9, ASM419377v2, whole genome shotgun sequence includes the following:
- the LOC114367382 gene encoding trihelix transcription factor GTL1-like, producing MDLFAGDHFPVPDHVAPFPDSGDLVFAADLLSHRPNPQKLRPIRSVPAAPIAHPPPPPLSHDPIPSGSGHAPCHESSSSLDAEDEDDDDNSSASTEGHGPIKKRRKTVRKLEDFLKDLMAKVMEKQEQMHEQLLEIIENKERERIKREEAWKNEEMERIRKDEEARAQVNSRNLALISFIQNLLGHEIQIPQQPVEPCSKREEDEVEVSARKDLNNDPSDNNRWPDVEVQALITVRTSLEHKFRFMGSKGSIWEEISEAMNGMGYNRSSKKCKEKWENINKYYKRTIGSGKKRRQNSKTCPYFDELDILYRNGLLSIGNALSNTSDVPQIEVKELTET from the exons atgGACCTCTTCGCCGGCGACCACTTCCCTGTCCCCGACCACGTCGCTCCGTTCCCCGATTCCGGCGACCTCGTCTTCGCCGCCGACCTCCTCTCCCACCGCCCCAACCCCCAGAAGCTCCGCCCTATCAGGTCCGTCCCCGCCGCCCCCATTGCCCACCCTCCTCCGCCCCCTCTCTCGCACGATCCGATTCCCTCCGGGTCGGGTCACGCCCCATGCCACGAATCCAG CTCGTCTTTAGATGCTGAGGATGAAGACGATGACGACAATTCATCAGCAAGTACGGAAGGACATGGCCCTATAAAGAAGAGGAGAAAGACGGTGAGGAAGCTCGAAGATTTTTTGAAGGATTTGATGGCGAAGGTGATGGAAAAGCAAGAGCAGATGCACGAACAGTTATTGGAAATCATAGAAAATAAGGAAAGGGAAAGGATAAAGAGAGAAGAAGCTTGGAAGAACGAGGAGATGGAGAGAATCAGAAAAGATGAAGAGGCTAGAGCCCAAGTAAATTCTCGAAATTTGGCCCTCATATCCTTCATTCAGAACCTGTTGGGCCATGAAATTCAAATCCCCCAACAACCAGTAGAACCATGCAGCAAAAGAGAAGAGGATGAAGTTGAGGTGAGTGCTAGAAAGGATTTGAACAATGATCCAAGTGACAATAATAGATGGCCTGATGTTGAAGTGCAGGCACTGATCACTGTGAGAACTTCATTGGAGCACAAGTTTCGTTTCATGGGATCAAAAGGGTCAATATGGGAGGAGATATCTGAAGCAATGAATGGCATGGGGTACAACCGCTCTTCAAAGAAGTGTAAGGAGAAGTGGGAAAACATTAACAAGTACTATAAAAGGACAATAGGGAGTGGCAAGAAAAGGCGTCAAAACAGTAAAACTTGCCCTTACTTTGATGAGTTGGACATTTTGTATAGAAATGGTCTTCTAAGTATTGGAAATGCCTTGAGCAATACCAGCGATGTTCCCCAGATTGAAGTAAAGGAGTTGACTGAAACTTGA